ACTCTAAGATTTGCAGACGTTCTTTCTTGTTCCTGGGAGGTGCTTCCCTAGTAAACGGATTGTCATTAGCACTCCCCGCAACTGCTCAAACTGTACAAGTTAAAAAAGCCAAGGTGAATGGGATTTCTTTCTACCAGACAATTATTGATCTTACTGACCCGCAAACCTTGATAACTATTGGTTTAGCCAAGAATGCAGCTTTTGCGAATACACAGCAGAAAAGTAGCGGTGATGAAGAATTTAGCAAAATGGTATCTCGTTATCGTGCCGCTGTGATTGCCAATGGGACTTTTTTCGCCAAAAATGCCCAGAAGACAGTCATGGGTAACATGGTAGCAGCAGGTAGATTTGTCAAATACAGCCAATGGGAAAATTTTGGCACTACCTTGGGTTTGCGAGTTGGCAACCAGCCAGAGATGATTACAGCACGGGTTGATGGTAAACCTGAATGGCATCAACATTGGTTTTCTCTCACCTGTGGCCCCCGATTGTTAAGACAGGGAAAAATTTGGCTCAACCCAGGACTAGAAGGATTTAAAGATCCTCATGTTTTAGGACAAGGCGCACGCACAGCTATAGGTTTCCCCGCTGATGGTAAAAAATTATTTTTGGTGAGTTTTGACAGTAGCTTAACTTTGCAACAAACAGCACAAGCTATGAAAGCAGTCGGCTGTTATGAAGCCATGAACTTAGATGGTGGTGCGTCGAAAGCTTTAGCCGCCAATAATAAAATTTTAGTTCCGGCTGGTAGACCATTAACAAATGTAATTGTCGTTTATGATGGCAAAAATCCTGCTCCTACGGCTTTAAAACAAGATTGGATGAGATTTCAAAAAGGCGATCGCCCGATGGTTCAGAAGAACGGGACAAAACACCCCTGACTGGTAAATTTTGGGTGTATGAGCAGGCAATTAGAGTGCCATTCTACGGAATTTATGAGTTTAGTAAAGCTGCGGTGGAAGTCTATCACTTAGTAGATGGCAAGTATCAATTACTGCCAGCAAATGAAAGAGGTCACTATTCTATTCCGCCGATGGGTGTGGAATTAGGGATTTGGCAAGGATAATATAAAAACATGGTAGCGCCTTGGTTGCGCTGGTGGGATGCACAAGGAAATCTATTGTTGAATAGTGATGAAAAGTCTCAACAATTAACACTACAGTTACAACAAGAATAGCAAAAAGCTGAACGCTTGGCAGAAAAGTTGCGTCAAATGGGGATTGACCTTGATCAATTGTAGAAGGCGATCATCATATCAAAGATATTTGCTAAATAAATTTTTCTATAATCCCTCTCAAAGAAGGTAAATCTTTCAAATCTGTGAGAGCTAAACCTTTTAAAGCTGTTTCTGCTTGCTTGCGGTAAGTTCGGAATTTTGATTTCAGGAGTTCTTCTTCCTCTAGTTTTGCTCCAGTTTCAAGTACAGAATTTACAGTAGCTAAAATAGCGAGGGTAATACTTACACTAATAACTGCTGCTGCAACATCGACAACTCCTGTTGGTGGTAAAAATGATTTTACCCACAGAAATAAAGTTGTTGTAGCTGCCTCACTTGCAAAAGCAGGCAATATAGCAAAGGCAGCTTTTGATGAAATAATTTCTCCAGTATACAAATATGAGAGAGCAACAATTGCAGAAGCTTGTGTAGCTGTTATGTAAGCTGCGCTACCAGGAATAAATGCTTGAACAACAACTGCAACTAATGCAGTTGCGATAATGCCTATCGCGTATGATTTTTTCTCACCCATGTGACGAGCGAGTAGTAGATCCTTTCCCTTTGACGCTAAAAAATTTTCTATATCCTCCCGAAGCCAATAGACACCACGAATATCTAGTGGAGTGCTAGGTGAAATATCATTACCATAGCCAAATGCACACACTGGGTAAATTTTTTCTACTTTCAGCACCTCTTTCCACTGAGTAATAACATTTTCTAAAGCTGAAGGTAAATGCTTATCCCATTCATCAATTTTATTCAAAACAACAAATACAGAATCACAATGCGCTCGAAGATCATCTAAATATCTTTTTTGAGAAGCATCAGCAGCTCCTGTTAAAACTAATATACCGATGTCGATATGTTTTAGAAAGTCTCGTGTAACTTCACTATTTTCGGCGCGGACATCATCAAGTCCTGGTGAGTCTATAAGTCTAACTCTTTCATCTAATCGCAAAATTTGTAATTTTGTAGTTACGCCAGCCTCAGCACCCACTTGAGCTAGGGCTTTTTTACGACTACGTTTGAGTAAAGCATTAATTAATGAGCTTTTCCCAGAACTAACTTTTCCAATAATAGCTATATTCAAAGTTTTAGAAAAATCTTGGACTTTTTCCTCAAATTGAGTATTGACATTTTCCCAAAACGCTCTTTCATCTGAACTATCATTTGCTGAATTAGCCATTTAAGTAATGTTTGGTAATTAAAGTTACATTTAAAATTATCGATTTGTTTCTTTGGGCAAATAACAGTAAATTTGCTTAAATTTTTAAATTTCTGAACTTTTAACACATTCAAGCATTACACCTCATAAATTGTT
This window of the Nostoc sp. HK-01 genome carries:
- a CDS encoding small GTP-binding protein; this translates as MANSANDSSDERAFWENVNTQFEEKVQDFSKTLNIAIIGKVSSGKSSLINALLKRSRKKALAQVGAEAGVTTKLQILRLDERVRLIDSPGLDDVRAENSEVTRDFLKHIDIGILVLTGAADASQKRYLDDLRAHCDSVFVVLNKIDEWDKHLPSALENVITQWKEVLKVEKIYPVCAFGYGNDISPSTPLDIRGVYWLREDIENFLASKGKDLLLARHMGEKKSYAIGIIATALVAVVVQAFIPGSAAYITATQASAIVALSYLYTGEIISSKAAFAILPAFASEAATTTLFLWVKSFLPPTGVVDVAAAVISVSITLAILATVNSVLETGAKLEEEELLKSKFRTYRKQAETALKGLALTDLKDLPSLRGIIEKFI